A window of the Oryza brachyantha chromosome 5, ObraRS2, whole genome shotgun sequence genome harbors these coding sequences:
- the LOC102717799 gene encoding expansin-A33-like, translated as MAMPVAIVLLALLCTLSPRAADGQWTSGTATFYGGSDGSGTMGGACGYGNLYNAGYGLHNAALSSALFNDGAMCGACYTITCDKDNSKWCKTGTSITITATNLCPADYAKPSDDGGWCNPPRQHFDMSQPAWTSIAVYQAGIVPVKFLRVACQKTGGIRFTISGRDYFELVTVTNVGGSGVVVQMWIKGSNTDWMAMSRNWGANWQSNAYLNGQSLSFKVQIDDGRVVTIYNIAPSNWNFGSTYTSNINF; from the exons ATGGCAATGCCAGTAGCAATAGTTCTTCTTGCGCTGCTGTGCACCTTATCTCCTCGAGCGGCCGACGGCCAGTGGACGTCGGGCACGGCGACATTCTACGGCGGCAGTGATGGCTCCGGCACCATGG GAGGCGCGTGCGGGTACGGCAACCTGTACAACGCCGGGTACGGGCTGCACAACGCCGCGCTGAGCTCGGCGCTGTTCAACGACGGCGCCATGTGCGGCGCGTGCTACACCATCACCTGCGACAAGGACAATAGCAAGTGGTGCAAGACCGGCACCTCCATCACCATCACGGCCACCAACCTCTGCCCTGCCGACTACGCGAAGcccagcgacgacggcgggtgGTGCAACCCGCCGCGGCAGCACTTCGACATGTCCCAGCCCGCCTGGACCTCCATCGCCGTCTACCAAGCCGGGATCGTCCCCGTCAAATTCCTAAG GGTGGCGTGCCAGAAGACCGGCGGCATCAGGTTCACCATAAGTGGGAGGGACTACTTCGAGCTGGTGACGGTGACGAacgtcggcggcagcggcgtggTGGTGCAGATGTGGATCAAGGGCTCCAACACGGACTGGATGGCGATGAGCAGGAACTGGGGCGCCAACTGGCAGAGCAACGCCTACCTCAACGGGCAGAGCCTCTCCTTCAAGGTGCAGATCGACGACGGCCGTGTGGTCACCATATACAACATTGCTCCCTCCAACTGGAACTTCGGCTCGACCTACACGTCCAACATCAACTTCTAG